In Gimesia chilikensis, one DNA window encodes the following:
- a CDS encoding ABC transporter ATP-binding protein translates to MATLIDISNVTKSYGAQELLKEASVSLADDQKVGFIGRNGAGKSTLLRILLEEESVDSGQIARHPNLRVGYLRQHDPFQEGESALDFLMRDSGQPEWKCGAVAGQFELKGRFLNGPVKELSGGWQTRVKLAALLLHEPNFLMLDEPTNFLDLRTQLLLEDFLKDYRGAVLVVSHDRSFLKAVCSQTLELKRGKLTLYNGDVDQYLENQDILRERDERTNATVLAKRRQLETFIAKNKAGANTASQARSKQKQLDRLTLTEIESAESTVHIVIPQTEKRQGVALACEQLAIGYPDLKVADDITLEIEHGSRAAIVGDNGQGKTTFLRTISGSLPPKDGELRWGYHCNVACYAQHVYTSLPDKMTIREYLEHESAPGTTAQQILNVAGSFLFKEQALDKNIKVLSGGERARLCLAGILLGNYSILILDEPGNHLDVETVEALGDALVGFQGTVIFTSHDRHFMGKVATDVIEVANGSVKSYEGDYDAYLYRVKKEVADGHREANQQSVAKQEQQSKQDAPREKGYGGKIKEARKELSAIERKIAQLDEKKNSINEKFLKATSPGQAQELHEEMQPLVDEIGELEVRWMELYEFLEQ, encoded by the coding sequence ATGGCGACCCTGATTGATATATCCAATGTGACCAAGAGTTACGGTGCTCAGGAACTGCTGAAAGAAGCTTCTGTTTCACTGGCCGACGATCAGAAAGTCGGTTTCATCGGACGCAACGGTGCTGGCAAATCGACCCTGTTACGGATTCTCCTCGAAGAAGAATCTGTCGACAGCGGGCAGATCGCACGGCATCCCAATCTCCGCGTCGGCTATCTGAGACAGCACGATCCCTTTCAGGAAGGGGAAAGTGCACTCGACTTTCTGATGCGCGACAGTGGTCAGCCCGAATGGAAATGTGGCGCCGTCGCCGGCCAGTTTGAGTTGAAAGGCCGGTTCCTCAACGGTCCCGTCAAGGAGCTCTCCGGTGGTTGGCAGACCCGCGTCAAGCTGGCAGCCCTGTTGCTGCACGAACCGAACTTCCTCATGCTGGACGAACCGACGAACTTCCTCGACCTGCGTACTCAGCTGTTGCTCGAAGACTTTCTGAAAGATTACCGCGGTGCCGTGCTGGTCGTCTCCCACGATCGTTCGTTTCTGAAAGCCGTCTGCTCCCAGACCCTCGAACTCAAACGGGGTAAACTCACCTTGTACAACGGCGATGTCGATCAGTATCTTGAAAATCAGGACATTCTCCGCGAACGGGACGAGCGAACCAACGCCACCGTGCTGGCCAAACGTCGTCAGCTGGAAACCTTTATTGCCAAGAACAAGGCGGGCGCCAACACCGCTTCACAGGCCCGCAGCAAACAGAAACAACTGGACCGCCTGACACTCACCGAAATCGAAAGCGCCGAATCGACGGTGCATATCGTGATTCCGCAGACCGAAAAACGGCAGGGAGTCGCGCTGGCCTGCGAACAGCTGGCGATCGGTTATCCCGATCTAAAGGTGGCTGATGACATCACGCTCGAAATCGAACACGGCTCTCGAGCTGCCATTGTGGGAGACAACGGTCAGGGGAAAACCACCTTCCTGCGGACCATCTCTGGTTCGTTGCCTCCCAAAGACGGGGAACTCCGCTGGGGCTATCACTGTAACGTTGCCTGTTACGCGCAGCACGTTTATACATCGCTACCCGATAAAATGACGATTCGCGAGTACCTCGAGCACGAGTCTGCTCCCGGCACAACCGCGCAGCAGATTCTGAACGTCGCGGGAAGCTTCCTCTTCAAGGAACAGGCCCTGGATAAGAATATCAAGGTTTTGAGCGGGGGCGAGCGGGCACGCTTGTGCCTGGCGGGAATCCTGCTCGGGAATTATTCCATTCTGATCCTCGACGAACCGGGGAACCACCTGGATGTCGAGACGGTCGAAGCACTGGGAGACGCTCTGGTAGGCTTCCAGGGAACCGTGATCTTCACCAGCCACGATCGGCATTTCATGGGCAAGGTCGCCACCGATGTGATCGAAGTCGCCAACGGCTCCGTCAAGAGTTACGAAGGGGACTACGATGCCTACCTCTACCGGGTTAAAAAAGAGGTCGCTGACGGGCACCGCGAGGCGAATCAGCAGTCGGTCGCGAAACAGGAGCAGCAGAGCAAACAGGACGCCCCCCGGGAAAAAGGATACGGGGGAAAAATCAAGGAAGCCCGCAAAGAGCTCTCTGCCATCGAACGTAAGATTGCGCAGCTGGATGAGAAAAAGAACAGCATCAACGAAAAGTTCCTGAAAGCCACCAGTCCGGGTCAGGCGCAGGAGCTCCATGAGGAAATGCAGCCCCTCGTAGACGAGATCGGCGAACTGGAAGTCCGCTGGATGGAGCTCTACGAGTTCCTGGAGCAGTAA
- a CDS encoding O-antigen ligase family protein translates to MINQGNSSSPPAERAAPSTRMPDTQSMRAQNAASPRRRHPLPQSIIGGNSAPHNAYILFLLVNINLFLRPAELVPALKGLPIYEVLILSSFFLSLDQIKRVVQFPNLKRQPITLCVIGVLVAVAMSHLSHMYLYGVRTSTIAFLKTLIYYILLISIIDSPKRLKGLLKTVAISSSVMILLCVIDYAGIIDFEFIKHVSDRDGVSDAGEVIRVFRMRGTGIFQDPNDLSVLIVATGMLCLYFFNDPAKSPFRFLWIVSMIILMIGLLDTRSRGGLLTLGIAGMVFVLPKYGKKAAIACAVVGVAGLTVLAGRQGNIDLNSGTGHDRILLWREGISALKSANLFFGIGQGEYSDMAGLAAHNSYVHAFTELGLFGGTLFIGSFFFAALGLYRLVRFQNASRGKPIMRDRELERYLPYACAILAAWCGGMMSLSRCYVVPTYMIVGVSAAYLNLAGASLARPTPIVYWNKQHQLWLIGISVGMLISIAIFVRIFAG, encoded by the coding sequence ATGATTAATCAAGGAAATTCATCCAGTCCTCCTGCCGAGCGGGCCGCTCCCAGTACGAGAATGCCCGATACGCAGAGCATGCGCGCTCAAAACGCGGCCTCTCCACGACGTCGCCATCCCCTGCCTCAGTCAATCATCGGGGGAAATTCGGCTCCCCACAATGCTTATATCCTGTTCCTGTTGGTCAACATCAATCTGTTCTTGAGGCCCGCGGAGCTGGTTCCGGCTCTGAAGGGACTGCCGATCTATGAAGTGCTGATCCTGTCATCCTTCTTTCTGTCACTGGATCAGATCAAGCGTGTGGTGCAGTTTCCGAACCTGAAACGTCAGCCGATTACGCTGTGCGTGATTGGGGTATTGGTCGCAGTGGCGATGTCACATCTATCGCATATGTACCTCTACGGGGTACGGACATCGACGATCGCATTTCTGAAAACACTGATTTATTACATTCTGCTCATTTCCATTATCGATTCACCGAAGCGTCTGAAAGGACTGCTGAAGACGGTGGCGATCTCGTCATCGGTGATGATTCTGCTCTGTGTGATTGACTATGCCGGCATCATCGACTTCGAATTCATCAAACACGTCAGCGACCGTGACGGCGTCTCAGATGCGGGTGAAGTCATTCGCGTCTTCCGGATGCGGGGTACGGGTATCTTCCAGGATCCCAACGACCTGTCCGTACTGATTGTCGCCACCGGTATGCTGTGCCTGTACTTTTTCAACGATCCAGCCAAGAGCCCGTTTCGGTTCCTGTGGATCGTGAGCATGATCATCCTGATGATCGGCCTGCTGGATACCCGCTCACGCGGCGGCCTGTTGACTCTGGGCATCGCAGGCATGGTCTTCGTATTACCGAAATATGGTAAAAAAGCCGCGATTGCCTGTGCCGTGGTCGGTGTTGCCGGCCTGACAGTACTCGCGGGACGACAGGGCAATATCGACTTGAACTCCGGTACCGGACACGACCGGATTCTGCTCTGGCGCGAGGGGATCTCTGCCCTGAAGTCAGCGAATCTGTTTTTCGGAATCGGCCAGGGTGAATACTCCGATATGGCGGGGCTCGCGGCTCATAATTCTTACGTCCACGCGTTTACGGAACTGGGGCTGTTTGGCGGCACCCTGTTCATCGGCAGTTTCTTTTTTGCTGCCCTGGGTCTGTATCGTCTGGTGCGTTTTCAGAATGCTTCCCGGGGAAAACCAATTATGCGTGATCGGGAACTGGAACGTTACCTGCCTTACGCCTGTGCGATTCTGGCAGCCTGGTGCGGCGGGATGATGTCACTCTCCCGCTGTTACGTGGTTCCGACCTACATGATTGTAGGAGTCTCTGCGGCTTATCTGAACCTGGCGGGAGCCAGTCTGGCGCGACCCACACCCATCGTTTACTGGAATAAACAACATCAGCTCTGGCTGATTGGCATCAGCGTGGGAATGCTGATCTCGATTGCCATTTTTGTACGAATTTTCGCCGGCTGA